The following are encoded in a window of Flavobacterium cupriresistens genomic DNA:
- a CDS encoding ferritin — protein MLSKNIEAALNKQIRIEAESSQTYLSMACWAEVHGLEGIAQFMYTQSDEERAHMLKLIKYVNERGGHAQITDLKEPKTSYSTFKEMFETLYNHELFVSESINELVHITFSEKDYATHNFLQWYVSEQIEEEATAKSILDKINLIGDDKGGLYLFDRDIQQLTVTSSIAINPK, from the coding sequence ATGTTATCAAAAAATATAGAAGCAGCACTGAACAAGCAGATCAGAATTGAAGCCGAGTCTTCACAAACTTACCTTTCAATGGCTTGTTGGGCAGAGGTACACGGATTAGAAGGAATTGCTCAATTTATGTACACACAATCAGATGAGGAACGCGCGCACATGCTTAAACTGATAAAGTATGTAAACGAACGTGGCGGACATGCACAAATTACAGATCTTAAAGAGCCAAAGACAAGTTATTCGACTTTTAAAGAAATGTTTGAAACGCTTTACAACCATGAACTTTTTGTGTCAGAGTCTATTAATGAATTGGTTCATATTACCTTTTCAGAAAAAGATTATGCTACACATAATTTCTTACAATGGTACGTATCGGAACAAATCGAAGAAGAGGCTACAGCGAAGTCAATTTTAGATAAAATTAATTTAATTGGAGACGACAAAGGCGGTCTTTACTTGTTTGACCGTGATATTCAGCAATTAACCGTTACAAGTTCAATAGCTATTAACCCAAAATAA